TCTGCGACCTGGCCGAGCGTCCCTTCTCGGAGCTCTCGGGCGGACAGCGGCAGCGCACGCTCATCGCGCGGGCCCTGGCCTCCCGACCGGAGGTCCTGCTGCTCGACGAGCCGACGGCCAACCTCGACGTCCACATGGAGGAGGAACTCCACCGCGTTCTCCACAAGCTGCACGGCACCATGGCCATCGCGCTGGTCACCCACGACATCGGCTTCGTGTCGCACCTCGCGGACACGGTCGTCTGTGTGAAGGGAACCGTCGCCGTCCACCCGACGAGCGAGGTGACCGGCGAGCTCATCCAGAGCATGTACGAGAGCCCGATCAGGGTCGTCCGCCACGACCGGCACGAACCACAGGACCGGGAGGGTCCGTGTCCGAGTTCCTGACGGCCGTCGCCGACCATGCGTTCCTCCGGAACGCCCTGCTGACGGGAGTGCTCGCCGGCGTCGCCTGCGGAGTCGTGGGAAGCTACGTCGTCGTCAGGCGGATCTCCTACATGGCCGGCGGCATAGCCCACTGTGTGCTCGGAGGTATCGGAGCAGCCGTCTATCTCCAACGGGCCCACGGCATGGAGTGGGCCGATCCACTCTACGGTGCGCTCGCCGCGGCGCTCCTCGCGGCCCTCATCATCGGTACCGTCAGCCTCCGCGCGCGTGAGCGTGTCGACACAGTCATCGGCGCGCTCTGGGCCATCGGTATGGCGACCGGCGTCATCTTCCTCTGGCGCACGCCCGGCTACGCCGAGGACATCATGAGCTACCTCTTCGGCAACATTCTGATGGTCACCTCAAGGGACCTCTGGCTCATCGCAGCGCTCGACGCGGTCGTCGTCGTCACGGGCCTTCTCTTCTATCACCAGTTCCTGAGCATCTCGTTCGACGAGGAGTTCGCCGAGACCCGGGGCGTTCCGGTCGAGCTCTACTTCCTGCTGCTCCTCATGCTGACGGCCGTCACGGTCGTGCTCCTCGTCACCGTGGTCGGGATCGTCCTTGTCATCGCGCTGCTGACGATACCGGCCGCCGTCGCCGGCCACTTCACGTCCAGACTCAGTCACATGATGGCGCTCTCGACCGTCCTGTCGATCGCGTTCACGACCTCGGGACTCGCCGTGAGCTATGGTCCCGACCTCCCGGCGGGAGCGACGATCATCCTGATCGCCGGCGGCGTCTACCTGCTCGTCGCGCTCGGCAGACGCTTCAGACCGGCCCGCGGGGCGCGGCGGCGGGCGGGGCGGAGAGCGACGGGCGGCGGGGAGTCCAGGCGATGACGCGGCCTACCCGCTACATGATCCCCGCCGCGGTTCACCGCGTCGAGGAGACGATCCGACGCAGCCGGTTCATCACGACCGTGGGTCCCGCCAGCACGGACGAGACCGCCCGGGACTTCATCGCAGAGATCGCCAGGGAGTTCCGCGACGCGACGCACAACTGCTGGGCGTACTGCCTGGGTCCGCCGGGCGACACGTCGAGGATCGGAATGAGCGACGCGGGCGAGCCGCACGGCACGGCGGGACGCCCGATACTGACCGTTCTCGAGACGAGCGACGTCGGCGACATCGCGGCGGTCGTGACCCGATACTACGGAGGAGTGAAGCTCGGGAAGGGCGGACTGGTGCGCGCGTACGGCGGGGGCGTTCGGGCAGCGCTCGAGTCGCTCCGGCTGGTCGAACTCGTGCCGCGCGCAACACTCACGGTGACACTCGACTACGCCTCGGCCGAGGCCGTCAGGCGCGCCCTCCCCGACCACGAGGCGGAGGTCGTCGATGAAAAGTACGGAACGGAGGTCGTCCTGATCGTGAGACTCCCTCTCGAGATGCGGACGGGTTTCGAGCGTACTGTCGCGGGCATGAGCAACGGGCGCGCGGTGATCCGTGAACTCCCGCCCGACGTGGCCGGTTGACGCTTCCCGCCTTCAGTGCCGCAAGGGGGAGCGACTCGCAGACGATGCACTCTGTCACGATGGGCGTTTCCGATGAAACCAACCAGTGCTCTCGCGTGTCACAGGGTTGAGCGCGCGGCGAAGGGCCCCAGCTCACTCTTCGATCGACGCGTGAGCAACCCGGGCGGCCTCCCCGGCCGCCCGCACACCGAGAACACGGCGCACGACGGCTGCGCGGCCTGTCAGGCGCGACGACTGGGAGGTCTCCATGACGAGACGGTACATCGCACTCCTGGCAGGCGCGCTCTGCGCGATGCCGCTCACGGCCGGCTGCATGGGCAGCGGTCCACCTCTGGTGGTCGGCGAGCTCGTGACCCGGACGGAGGCCGTTCCGCGAACGGGTGTCACCATGCTCGACGTGACCGTGGAGCTCGGCATCGGCGAGATCGCCATCGGGGGCGGCGCCGAAGCCGCGCTCGATGCCGAGTTCAGGTACAACGTCGCCGAGTGGAAGCCTGTCTTCGAGAAGACTGAGCGCGGAGACGTCACGTCGGTCACCATCAGCCAGCCGGACACGGAGTCGGGGAACATCGGCTCCGATGTCGAGTACAGCTGGAAGATCGATCTCCCGGACGACATCCCGTGCCGACTCGAGCTCGACGTCGGTGTCGGCGAGTCTGTCATCGATCTCGCCGGTGTCGACATCGACGAACTTTCCATCGACGCGGGGGTCGGCTCGGTCGACCTCTCGCTCCGCGGGGTCAGCTCGGACGACCTCACTGTTGCCATCGACGGCGGCGTCGGTGAGATCCACGTACACGTGCCCGAAGAGCAGGGCGTTCGCGTCAAGGGCGACACCGGCATCGGCGAGTTCCGCGCCGCCGGTCTCCGCACGTCGGGCTCGTACCTGGTGAACGACGCCTACGAGCGGAACGGCAAGGGCATCGAGATCACGATCAACGCCGGAATCGGCGAGATCGTGGTCGACACGAAGGAGCAGGGCAAGGCACGCGCCTGAGGGACCACGGCGGTCCGACGGCGCAGCGAAACGATTGCGTATCCTGCTTCCTTACTTCGCGCTTCCCTCCCCAGCGCAAGCCCCCCGGGTTCCTGTCACGGTCCCGGGGGGTCCCCTTTTCGCGGCTCCCCGCATCTCACTTCACGCGCGCGCAGACAGCACCACGTCCATTCGATGCGGCACGCCCGGCGCCTCCGGACGACACCATCTCCGAAACCACTTGACAGGTCGACGCATAAACCGTATTGTAGTACCATAATAAGATTGTTCGGACTCGCACCTGCCGCCACCCACCGAAGGAGCGATAGAACGTGGCGAATCTGATCAACATCTCAGAGGCCGCCTCGCTGGCACTGCATGCTGCGGCCGTCCTGGCCGCCTGCGGCGAGACAACGATGACGACCGCGGAGATCGCACGGGAGCTGAGGGTCTCCGAGGCGCACCTCGCGAAGGTCCTGCAGCGTCTCTCCAAAGCGAAGCTCGTCAAGGGCACGAGGGGCCCGGGCGGAGGGTTCCGCCTGGCCATACGTCCTGAGAAGACCACGCTCCGTCGCATCTACGAGGCCATCGAGGGTCCCATCAGCACGGAACGTTGCCTCTTCGGACGCCCGGTGTGCGGCCGTAGAGGTTGCCCGCTCGGAAGCGCCCTCAGGGACGCGAGCGACACCATCGTGTCCGGGCTCGAGAACACGACACTCGATCAGATCTCGATCGGCTGAAAGGAAGGGAAACGCATGTATTGCCATCAGTGTGAACAGACCGCGAAGGGTATCGCCTGCACTGTGCGCGGCGTCTGCGGAAAGGACGACGACACGGCGACCCTGCAGGACCTCCTGATCTACGCGACAAAGGGCGTCTCGATGTACGCCAACCGCGCCCGCGCCCTCGGAGCGAGCGATCACGACGTGGACGTCTTCGTCGTGCAGGCGCTCTTCACAACGATCACGAACGTCAACTTCGACCCCGCACGAATCGAGAGCGTGATCCGCCGCGCGGCCGACATGAAGGACCGCGCCGGAGAGCTCTACAGGAAGGCGGCCGTTGATAAGGGGCAGACCCCGGACGAGCCCGGCGGACCTGCGGCATGGAAGCCGGCGAAGGACATGGCGGGGCTCCTCGAGCAGGGCCGCTCCGTCACCATCGAGATGTGGGCCGACCGGTACGGAGAGGACAACGCAAGCCTGCGCGAGGTCGTGCTGTACGGCCTCAAGGGAGCGGCGGCCTACACGGACCACGCCCAGATCCTCGGGCGCGAGGACGAGAAGCACTACGCCAGCTTCCACGAGGTCCTGGACGCCCTGACCAGGGACGAGCTCTCGAACGACGAGCTTCTCGCAATGGCGCTCAGGACGGGCGAGATCAACCTGCGGGCGATGGAACTTCTCGACGAGGCCAACACGGGAGCGTACGGTCATCCGGCCCCCACCGAGGTGCGCGTTACCCCGGTCAAGGGGAAGGCCATCGTGGTGTCGGGGCACGATCTCAAGGACCTGAAAGCGCTCCTTGAGCAGACAGAGGGCACGGGGATCAACGTCTACACGCACGGCGAGATGCTCCCGGCACACGGCTACCCCGAGCTCAACAAGCACGAGCATCTGGTCGGGAACTATGGTGGGGCCTGGCAGGACCAGTACAAGGAGTTCGACGCCTTCCCGGGCGCCATCCTCATGACGACCAACTGCATCCAGCGCCCCGCCGACACCTACAAGCGCAGGATCTTCACCACCGGGCTCGTCGCCTGGCCGGGCGTCGAGCACGTCGAGGGACCGGACTTCCAGCCGGTCATCGATGCGGCGCTCGCCGCGCCTGGGTTCCAGGAGGACGGCGAGGAGCAGCACATCACGGTCGGGTTCGGCCACAATGCGGTGCTGAACGTCGCCGGAGACGTCGTCGACGCCGTGAAGGCCGGGAAGATCAAGCACTTCTTCCTCGTCGGCGGCTGCGACGGCGCGAAGTCAGGAAGGAACTACTACACCGAACTCGCCGAGAAGATCCCGGAGGATTCGGTCATCCTGACCCTCGCGTGCGGCAAGTACCGGTTCAACAAGAAGGACCTCGGGCAGATCGGCGGGCTGCCGCGCCTGATGGACGTCGGGCAGTGCAACGACAGCTATTCGGCCGTCAAGATCGCCCTCGCCCTGTCCGAGGCATTCGGCGTCGAGGTCAACGACCTGCCGCTCTCGCTCGTGCTCTCATGGTATGAGCAGAAGGCGGTGGCGATCCTCCTGACGCTTCTGCACCTCGGCATCAAGAACATCCGTCTGGGCCCGACGCTTCCCGCGTGCGTCACTCCGAACGTACTGAAGCTCCTGGTCGACGCCTACGGGATCAAGCCCATCGGAACGGTCGAGGAGGACCTCAAGGAGATGGTCGGCGCGCCTGCGAACTAGACACATCGGACTCACCGCCCGGCACACGCGGCGGGCGAACGTCGAAGACCGCTGCCCGCGAGTCGGACGTCGCCCGTCGTACGAAGGCCCCGCCGCGCTCGCGCGGCGGGGCCTCTCTGAGCCGTGATGCTGCGTTCGGTTCCTACTTCAGGAGCACCATCTTCCTGCGCTCCTCGAAACCCGGCATGCCGATACGGTAGAAGTAGACTCCCGAGGCAACGGGGCGGCCGCCCGCGTCCCGACCACTCCAGACGGCGTTGTGACGTCCGCCGGGAACCTCATCATCGACCAGCGTCGTCACGACGCGACCGCTCACGTCGTGGACCGTCAGAAGCACCCGACCGCCGGGCGACGGCACGTCGAACCGGATCGTCGTCACCGGGTTGAACGGATTGGGATAGTTGTCACGAAGCGCCGGCCTGAGCGGCACACCGTCATCCACACCGGTGCCGCACTCCGTCATCGACAGCGTATGCGTCTCGTCGGTCCACGGCGACCAGTCGACGCCGCCTGAGAACCAGGTCGAGTCGGGACAGTCGTCGCTCCACCAGTTGAGCTCGGCGCTGATCATCGCCGTGCCGGTGTTGAAGACGTGGAAGTACGCACTGTCCAGGAAGTCGTTCGCCGACTCGAGGCTTCCGCCGACGATCGGGCCGACGCTGCCGCTGTTCATGATGTTGGCCGCACTCTGACCGTAGAACGTGTTCGAGATGAGCCTCGGGCTCGCGGTGTCCTGCGTCTCGATTCCGTAGGTGTTCTCTGCAAATGTCGTGCGCACGACATCCGGTGTCGCGCCCGACCGGAAACGCCCGCCGCTCGATGCTCCCCGCACGATGCAGTCAGAGAGGGTCGGATTGCAGCCGACTATATCGATGCCCGCGCTCGCCGTCCCCAGCCCATCGATGGAGAAGCCCTGGATCCGTGTCGAGTCGCCGACGCCCGTTACCATGATGGCCGATCCGGTGTTGGCCAGGATCTCCGTGTTCGAAGGACCCGACATGGCGAGCAGGAGCAGGTCCTTCGAGAGCACGAGATTCCCGTCGTACGTCC
This is a stretch of genomic DNA from Candidatus Effluviviaceae Genus V sp.. It encodes these proteins:
- a CDS encoding YigZ family protein; amino-acid sequence: MTRPTRYMIPAAVHRVEETIRRSRFITTVGPASTDETARDFIAEIAREFRDATHNCWAYCLGPPGDTSRIGMSDAGEPHGTAGRPILTVLETSDVGDIAAVVTRYYGGVKLGKGGLVRAYGGGVRAALESLRLVELVPRATLTVTLDYASAEAVRRALPDHEAEVVDEKYGTEVVLIVRLPLEMRTGFERTVAGMSNGRAVIRELPPDVAG
- a CDS encoding Rrf2 family transcriptional regulator, which gives rise to MANLINISEAASLALHAAAVLAACGETTMTTAEIARELRVSEAHLAKVLQRLSKAKLVKGTRGPGGGFRLAIRPEKTTLRRIYEAIEGPISTERCLFGRPVCGRRGCPLGSALRDASDTIVSGLENTTLDQISIG
- the hcp gene encoding hydroxylamine reductase, producing the protein MYCHQCEQTAKGIACTVRGVCGKDDDTATLQDLLIYATKGVSMYANRARALGASDHDVDVFVVQALFTTITNVNFDPARIESVIRRAADMKDRAGELYRKAAVDKGQTPDEPGGPAAWKPAKDMAGLLEQGRSVTIEMWADRYGEDNASLREVVLYGLKGAAAYTDHAQILGREDEKHYASFHEVLDALTRDELSNDELLAMALRTGEINLRAMELLDEANTGAYGHPAPTEVRVTPVKGKAIVVSGHDLKDLKALLEQTEGTGINVYTHGEMLPAHGYPELNKHEHLVGNYGGAWQDQYKEFDAFPGAILMTTNCIQRPADTYKRRIFTTGLVAWPGVEHVEGPDFQPVIDAALAAPGFQEDGEEQHITVGFGHNAVLNVAGDVVDAVKAGKIKHFFLVGGCDGAKSGRNYYTELAEKIPEDSVILTLACGKYRFNKKDLGQIGGLPRLMDVGQCNDSYSAVKIALALSEAFGVEVNDLPLSLVLSWYEQKAVAILLTLLHLGIKNIRLGPTLPACVTPNVLKLLVDAYGIKPIGTVEEDLKEMVGAPAN
- a CDS encoding iron chelate uptake ABC transporter family permease subunit — encoded protein: MSEFLTAVADHAFLRNALLTGVLAGVACGVVGSYVVVRRISYMAGGIAHCVLGGIGAAVYLQRAHGMEWADPLYGALAAALLAALIIGTVSLRARERVDTVIGALWAIGMATGVIFLWRTPGYAEDIMSYLFGNILMVTSRDLWLIAALDAVVVVTGLLFYHQFLSISFDEEFAETRGVPVELYFLLLLMLTAVTVVLLVTVVGIVLVIALLTIPAAVAGHFTSRLSHMMALSTVLSIAFTTSGLAVSYGPDLPAGATIILIAGGVYLLVALGRRFRPARGARRRAGRRATGGGESRR